A single region of the Salvia splendens isolate huo1 chromosome 18, SspV2, whole genome shotgun sequence genome encodes:
- the LOC121777919 gene encoding subtilisin-like protease SBT2.4 yields MVNAKLVPILILFALYIVSSIAEDRDIYLVLLEGEPVAFHQKTHHKQAKKPHLNSKASKAHAKFLVESHDQFLQSKLEAGSYSKLYSYKHIVNGFALHTTPSQAEKFKGTHGVRLVEKDKGAKLMTTYTPDFLGLEAVWSQQGGERNAGDGIVIGFVDSGINPIHPSFAYDPLNPWSSNGTRFTGSCDGGPLFPMSSCNGKIISARFFASGARAAATLNPAVDIMSPYDAVGHGSHVASTAAGNHGVPVVVDGFFYGRASGMAPRARIAMYKAIYPTVGTLADVLAAIDQALLDGVDVLSLSIGPDGPPDDRVTFLSAFDIFMLSARKAGVFVAQAVGNQGPTPYSVVSYSPWSFGVAASNTDRSYPGTLILGNGQKISGIGLSGASIGYDLLQYRLVLAKDAVRANGAFPMTPRYTEECQSLEALDPIVVLGSVVICTFSSGFYNGTSNLTAVIATARALGFMGFVLVANPSYGDFIAEPIPFSVPGIMIPKASDAQIISQYYEQQTTRDGQGKAIRYNGRASISEGRNASYTERAPVVSRFSSRGPDYTDQKRSPADVLKPDILAPGHQIWAAWSPMSIMNPILSGDNFALISGTSMATPHIAGIAALIKQNHPSWTPSMIASAMSTTATKHDNRGDPIMAEGFAANTVYPAAPFGFGSGLVEPARAMDPGLVFAAGYEDYLTFLCSLPDTDPEKVRIATGGTCPGSFSNPSDLNQPSLTITALSGARVTRRIVKNVASKPETYVCAVVPPKGVTVSVDPPWFNVAPEATQVLEIRLAVTQSLDDFAFGEIVMTGSLNHIVRMPLSILPVSV; encoded by the exons ATGGTGAATGCAAAATTAGTTCCGATTTTGATTCTCTTTGCTCTTTACATCGTTTCTTCCATTGCTGAAGATCGAGACATATATCTAGTTTTACTCGAAGGAGAACCCGTCGCTTTCCATCAAAAAACACATCATAAACAAGCAAAGAAGCCTCACCTTAACAG TAAAGCATCGAAGGCTCATGCCAAATTCTTGGTGGAGTCCCATGACCAGTTCCTGCAGAGCAAACTGGAAGCAGGAAGCTACAGCAAGCTCTACAGCTACAAACACATCGTCAACGGCTTTGCCCTCCACACGACTCCTTCGCAAGCCGAGAAGTTCAAAGGCACCCATGGAGTGAGGCTGGTGGAGAAGGACAAGGGAGCCAAGCTCATGACAACCTACACCCCAGATTTTCTAGGGTTAGAAGCCGTTTGGAGCCAGCAAGGAGGAGAGAGAAACGCAGGAGATGGGATAGTGATAGGGTTTGTGGATTCAGGCATAAACCCTATCCACCCTAGCTTTGCCTATGATCCATTGAATCCATGGAGCAGCAATGGCACTAGGTTTACTGGATCGTGTGACGGAGGGCCTCTGTTTCCGATGAGTTCTTGCAATGGGAAGATCATTTCTGCGAGGTTTTTCGCGTCGGGGGCTCGGGCTGCTGCCACGCTGAATCCTGCCGTTGATATTATGTCGCCTTATGATGCGGTTGGCCATGGCag TCATGTGGCTTCGACTGCTGCTGGGAATCATGGAGTTCCGGTGGTGGTGGATGGCTTCTTCTATGGTCGGGCCTCTGGAATGGCGCCGCGTGCCAG GATAGCCATGTATAAGGCCATTTATCCTACAGTGGGAACATTAGCAGATGTACTTGCTGCTATTGATCAG GCATTGTTGGATGGAGTAGATGTCCTATCACTCTCAATCGGACCCGACGGGCCACCAGATGACAGAGTCACGTTCCTAAGCGCATTCGACATATTCATGCTATCAGCACGTAAGGCCGGGGTTTTTGTGGCTCAGGCTGTCGGCAACCAAGGCCCTACTCCTTACTCCGTCGTCTCCTACAGCCCTTGGTCCTTTGGCGTGGCTGCCTCCAACACAGACAGAAGTTACCCCGGCACTCTCATCCTTGGAAACGGTCAAAAAATCAGTGGCATTGGACTGTCAG GTGCTAGCATTGGATATGACTTGCTTCAGTATAGGCTGGTGCTGGCTAAAGATGCTGTCAGGGCTAACGGCGCATTTCCTATGACTCCACGGTATACGGAAGAGTGCCAATCACTAGAGGCGTTGGATCCTATTGTGGTGTTAGGGAGTGTGGTTATCTGCACATTTTCATCTGGTTTCTACAACGGAACGTCTAACCTGACAGCCGTTATAGCAACTGCAAGGGCTCTCGGGTTCATGGGATTCGTGCTGGTTGCTAACCCGAGCTATGGTGACTTCATAGCAGAGCCTATCCCCTTCTCTGTTCCTGGGATCATGATCCCTAAAGCTAGTGATGCACAG ATCATATCccaatactacgaacaacagaCGACCAGAGATGGACAAGGGAAGGCAATAAGATACAATGGCAGGGCAAGTATAAGTGAGGGTAGAAATGCCTCTTACACGGAGAGAGCGCCCGTTGTCAGCCGTTTCTCTTCCAGGGGACCAGATTACACTGACCAAAAGAGGAGTCCGGCTGATGTGCTTAAACCCGATATTTTAGCCCCGGGCCACCAAATTTGGGCTGCCTGGAGCCCCATGAGTATAATGAACCCAATCCTATCCG GTGACAATTTCGCGCTGATATCTGGAACGAGCATGGCGACGCCTCACATAGCAGGCATAGCAGCACTCATCAAGCAAAACCACCCTTCGTGGACTCCATCGATGATCGCCTCAGCCATGTCCACCACGGCTACCAAGCATGACAACCGCGGTGATCCCATAATGGCGGAAGGCTTTGCTGCCAACACGGTGTACCCTGCTGCACCGTTTGGGTTTGGGTCCGGCCTTGTTGAACCTGCTCGCGCCATGGACCCTGGACTTGTGTTTGCTGCCG GATATGAAGACTACCTCACTTTTCTGTGCTCTCTTCCGGATACTGATCCGGAGAAAGTCAGAATTGCGACTGGAGGGACGTGCCCCGGCTCTTTCAGCAACCCGTCCGACCTGAACCAGCCTTCGTTGACTATAACCGCGCTTTCTGGGGCGCGAGTAACGCGCAGGATAGTGAAGAATGTGGCGAGCAAGCCGGAAACGTACGTGTGCGCGGTGGTGCCACCAAAGGGAGTGACAGTGAGTGTGGATCCACCGTGGTTCAACGTAGCTCCTGAGGCAACACAAGTGTTGGAAATCAGACTTGCCGTGACGCAGTCTCTCGATGATTTCGCCTTTGGCGAAATTGTTATGACGGGAAGCCTGAATCACATTGTACGGATGCCATTGTCGATCTTGCCCGTTTCGGTCTAA